TATTTCTCCATAGTTGCTCCCAAAACAATGATAAACCCACTAGTAGAAGACAGAACCATTTCATTGGTAGGCTGTATAATacgattatttttcttttgtacctTTGTGGTGACTGAATACTTTTTATTagctgtgatggcctatgaccactTTGTGGCCATTTGCAACCCTCTGCTCTACACTGTCACCATGTCCCAGAAACTCTGTGTCCTGCTTGTCTTGGGATCATATGCCTGGGGTGTAGCCTGCTCCTTGCTACTCACATGCACTGTTACCAAATTATCATTCTGGGTTTCCAACACAATCAATCACTTCTGTGAATTCTCATTGTTCTTCCTCTCTTGCACTGACTCCTTTCTCAATCATTTGCTGCATTTCATTTTTGCCACTTTTAATGCTGTCAGCCCACCCTTCATTATTCTCATGTCTTACATCTTTATCATTGGCACCATCCTCAAGATGCATTCAGCTACTGGTCAccacaaagccttctccacctgtacCTCCCACCTGACCACCATCACCATCTTCCATGGCACTATCCTCTTCCTCTACTGTGTACCCAACACCAAAATTTCCAGGTACATATTCAAAGTGGCATCTGTGTTTTACACAGTGGTAATTCCCATGTTGAATCCCCTGATCTACAGTCTGAGAAATAAGGATGTCAAGGACACAGTCAGCAAAATAACAGAcactaaattattttctcattaagtATATTATTTTAGTTGAGTTTGTCCTTGATATGTAAACAAAATGTATCTCTTaaggttcattttaaaatataattttaaaatcaatgcaGAGTTCATGTTATAAAATGGGGAGAAATTGGATTTTGGCTAATAGAGACCAAGCTTGTCTCAGTCTTTtacttactggaaaaaaaatccacaatctttaaaatctttaatttttcgTCTAAATATTTGAGACAACATAAACTAATATGACTGTGAAGATTAAGAAACAGTATAGACATCATGTGGAAtatattgtgtaagtttaagaaatattaaattaatcCACCTTTTTTATGCCTGGAGTAGACCAAGCTCTCAATCAACacatgcatttctcttataaaatCTCAAATAGTTGTTAAGATAAAACTTAGTCTTTATCCCTTCAAGGGATGGAaatctatttttgaaaataggGTGGTGAAGAAATTGACCATTGAATAAAGTAGAATATGCTAAGTATCACAGAGtgtttaagagaaataaaagttcaAATCCCTTCATATAATAAGTATTATGTAAACCTGGTCTGGGATAACAGAGTAGTCAGAGTTTTAGGAGACATATTTCAAAaaggttggaggtttttttttttggtgggggtgggagactAATGAATGGCAAACAAGGAGGAGTGAATATAATACAGAGTCAAATATCCAACAAAATGTTAATTGAGTGAATACTGCCTAACATGaatgtatatgtgtctgtgtgtgtttgagtgtTTGTGTTTTGTATTATGCACCTATGTCACTCAGCAAGAATGAAAGTTGATAAGATAAGATCTATATtctgaatgtgtttttaaaagagctCCAGTGTGGCAACATGACCAGCTAAGACAGACTCCACCAGAGGCTTAAAAATGGTAGATCTAGATCTCAGAATATCTCAAATGCAAAAGAAAGTATGATGTGCTTTCTGCCCAATCTGCATTTCATGTGATTATTCTTTCTGTGAGGACATCAAAAACATTGATAAtccattgttttgtttatttttttgttttttttatcctgACCATCATGTCTGAATACTCTTAACTACAATCCTACTTCAAAAAAGCGCTTGGAGTTGTCCTTCAAGTTGAAAATGACTTGGCTAAGTaactatattcaaaataaaatgaaaaacagatagTCAGTAGCATCCAGACCTGCTTAATCTGGCAGATTATAAATACCAGATCTAACATTAATAGCTCACTTTTGCTTGAATAACTTATAAACCCTTTTCTCTACTCAATATATCTAGATAAATTTCCCAAATTTCTactctttaataaatgaaaacacagactATTTGATAGTATTAAAGGTAAATGGCAATAGAAACTGTCAGAAATTGTGCTTTAATAGTTTGAACACACAGATATTTCAGCCAATTTCTCACAAAGATCTTTCGTTTTTTTAGATAATGCACTAAACAAAATTAGATTGCcttctggagttctcctgtggctcagtgcattaaggaacTTGTGTTGTCACCGCCCTGGCTTGGGTCAATTCTGCAGCTCAGGTTCCAAGCCCCAGGAAATGCCTGCATGCTATGAgcatggccacacacacacaaacactcaatTACATTGCCTTCCAATTTTATTGAAGACCAAAATTCTTGAGATAATATCTTTCAATAGGAATTGTCACCCATTGTGTTAGACTACACACGTGGTCCTCATTCTCTAGCCTCAAGGTAGCCAGACCCCCCTCCACTCCTCTCAACAAATGGTGGAATCAGTTTCTCCACTCCTTGAATGTAGGATGCTTTTGTGACTAGCTTTGGTAATAGAAGGCCACTGAAGTAACATTGTGCCACCTTCAAGTCTCTGAGAGGACCTCTGTACTTTTCATAATCTCAGTGTTTTCAcaatcatattctttttcataatcaCAGTCTCAGGAAGGCTGCCATGTGAACAAACAGATAATGAGAAACATAGTGCACACACTTATCACCTGACCTGGCATCTAGCCCACCACTAGAGTTGAGTGTGAGGCCCTTTTATCCACTAACCTGCCAAGTTACTGTCACACACATAGGCAAACCAGCCAAGACCAGATAAGCAGAGCTGCCTTACTGACTCATGTCATAGTAATCCATGAAAAGCAGCTGTTTTTAAATCATATGTCTTGGAGCAATTTGCTATGCAGTCATGAAAACCACTAACTTCCTTAATTTCTGATATTAATACGGTGACCTCCCCAAATCTAATCATATACTAACTAAGCAGAACTGCTAGTCTTCCTCTTACAGGCAACTTGATGAAAATGTGCAATTAAAAAGGTTAGAAATTTTAACATAATGTTGATTTCATTGAATATTGGGATGCAATAGTCAAGTAAAATGATATTATCTTATGTGGTATAAATACAGTTCATCAAAAATTTAGAACTTCATATTTATAAAACTTGATTTATGgataatgattataaaataattgaattaaatatttatatttatattatttaaaaacatgtcttgtctttaaatataagataaataaataagcaaattttCCTGTGTGTATATTGTCCAGATCATATAAAAATCATAGTCAATGATGTTTTTTATAgatgttcattattttttctgtcatGAGACATTCTTTTTATGGGAATGGATATTGTGGCATTAGTTTCAGGGTatacaaagaagaataaaaaatatttgataagcaAATATAATCGTCAATATACTAATATGTCATTTTCAAACATCACTGTATTATATAAAAGACATGTTCAAGGCACATATTTtccatgaaaaggaatatataaacgATAGAAACAAGAAGTCAAGACTTGGTCTTGTAAACTTCAGGCTTCATAGAAGCAATCTGTcaaaatattcttatatttacattttggaAGTTTGCTTTTCTAATTAGAGTGATTCACAGAGTAATATGGAATATGGGAACCCTTTCttctgaaaaatgaacaaagaggaATATTGAGTTTGCTGGGTTGGAAGGAGAAGCATTCCCCCATCTCAGGAAATTATCAGCTGGATAAGTTTTATGGAAACCTATGTAGGTGGTTGTGAATTTGGAAATATATTACTTGTAAAAAATTACATTGGAGGAATTCTTGAATGTTTGGTGTATCCAAGGACACAAACCATAGACTTGCCTTTGAACACTGTTGATGCAGGGTGTTCTTATATAGTCAGAAAATGTACAGACCTGGGGGAGATACTTTGGGAAAACCCATTAAAAGCCCTCAGCACTGAGCAGGGAGTATGCCACCTGGTATGCTCAGAAGCTCTGCTCTTCCTCACAGGGTCACATCAGTGACACAAATCAATAAGCAACACAAAGGCCCATTATATTTAGTGTGTGACTTTCAAGTTACACCTGTCTATGCCTCAATCACCTCATTTGTAAAGGTACCTAATTATACTTATTTCACATAGTTTTATAGAGATGAATTGTTTTAGTTGTACTCAGAGCAGGGCACATATGAGCTGGTCGGTAAGTGTAAGCAATTACTATTTTCCTCAGCAGAGGATGCTCCTTATccccaccacttttttttttttatttggtaaaACTCTGGACCTCCAGGAAGGAACTCTGAGTTGTAAGACAGGCAATGTTTCTAAGACCTATTCAGGCATTTCATAACTGCAACATAATCCCTGGTTCACAGAGCAATGCTGGGATGCAGCATGCAATGCTCTACAATTCCTTGTAACCTCTGGAAGTAATCAGGTCCTGCTATGATAACATGTACCAACTTGGGATAGTTTTCCACCTCTTCTTGTATCTTGTAAAAATCATTAATACTTTGAGTCCCAAGATGATGTTGTTTTCTTCATACCTTATTTAGGATCCACAGAGATCAATGATTGGTTTTTGGAAGCTTAAGGAATATGGGCTACaggtatataaacatataaaaatataaagcctGTGAGATTTTCCTTCATAGCATCTTCAGAAACAAGGAAAGCAAAGATTATCAATAGGTTGGTTGAACTACACTCTATTTTGGAGggaataatattttctttggtcTGGAAtattgtttgctttgttttatttttcttattggtaTAAATCATTATAGCCAATTATAAGAGAAGAAGGAATCATTAAAGGTGGTGGTAGCAttggatacattttttaaagtatgtatttaGATTATATTTAgagattattttaagaaatgcaaTGGTCTGGGCATTCCTTTTGGAaggttattttccctttttgtacTAAGAAACAATCTCAATGGGAAATGGAGACAATTTTATCTCAGGAGGAAATACCTTGT
The genomic region above belongs to Sus scrofa isolate TJ Tabasco breed Duroc unplaced genomic scaffold, Sscrofa11.1 Contig2026, whole genome shotgun sequence and contains:
- the LOC110258408 gene encoding olfactory receptor 5D18-like gives rise to the protein MIASERNKCGATFTLLGFSDYPEFQVPLFLIFLAIYGVTAIGNLGMIVIIKINPKLHTPMYFFLNHLSFVGFCYFSIVAPKTMINPLVEDRTISLVGCIIRLFFFCTFVVTEYFLLAVMAYDHFVAICNPLLYTVTMSQKLCVLLVLGSYAWGVACSLLLTCTVTKLSFWVSNTINHFCEFSLFFLSCTDSFLNHLLHFIFATFNAVSPPFIILMSYIFIIGTILKMHSATGHHKAFSTCTSHLTTITIFHGTILFLYCVPNTKISRYIFKVASVFYTVVIPMLNPLIYSLRNKDVKDTVSKITDTKLFSH